In a single window of the Allobranchiibius huperziae genome:
- a CDS encoding oligopeptide/dipeptide ABC transporter ATP-binding protein, with product MTGTSDAPVLATEDLSVVHRARGGSMFDRTTVHALTRADVAIHPGETVGIVGESGCGKSTLAKAMVGLQAPTSGRLLWSGEDVWAMSAGRRRATLGRGVGMIFQDPAGSLNRRMPVSQIIRDPLDVHHWKSARDRSARVRSLMELVGLPQSLAGALPGQLSGGQRQRVSIARALAMEPSLIVADEPTSALDVSVRAQILNLLMDLKNDLGLAMVFVSHDIQTVKRISDRIITMYLGRVVEETPAALLPDGSRHPYTRALFSATPSLLDAVEPIPLIGPVPSATAPPSGCPFRTRCWRADDVCAQDMPPVTSAAGGHQFRCHHPIPEGTSAQDLLRDAHSAHHADPAHHAHPVASVDADQGA from the coding sequence ATGACCGGCACATCGGATGCACCCGTGCTCGCGACCGAGGACCTGAGCGTCGTGCACCGCGCGCGCGGCGGCAGCATGTTCGACAGGACCACGGTGCACGCGCTGACCCGCGCCGACGTGGCGATCCACCCCGGCGAGACCGTCGGGATCGTCGGCGAGTCCGGGTGCGGCAAGTCGACCCTGGCCAAGGCCATGGTCGGCCTGCAGGCGCCGACGTCCGGGCGGCTGCTGTGGTCGGGCGAGGACGTCTGGGCGATGTCCGCCGGACGCCGTCGCGCCACCCTCGGCCGCGGTGTCGGCATGATCTTCCAGGACCCGGCGGGGTCGCTGAACCGCCGGATGCCGGTCTCGCAGATCATCCGCGACCCCCTCGACGTGCACCACTGGAAGTCCGCCCGGGACCGCAGCGCGCGGGTCCGCAGCCTCATGGAGCTGGTCGGGCTGCCGCAGTCGCTCGCCGGCGCCCTCCCCGGCCAACTGTCCGGCGGTCAGCGCCAACGCGTCTCGATCGCCCGGGCCCTCGCCATGGAGCCCTCGCTGATCGTGGCCGACGAGCCGACCAGCGCGCTCGACGTCTCGGTGCGCGCACAGATCCTCAATCTGCTGATGGACCTCAAGAACGATCTGGGGCTGGCCATGGTCTTCGTGTCGCACGACATCCAGACCGTGAAACGGATCAGCGACCGCATCATCACGATGTACCTCGGCAGGGTCGTGGAGGAGACACCCGCGGCACTGCTGCCTGACGGCAGCCGGCATCCCTACACGCGCGCGCTCTTCTCCGCGACACCCAGCCTGCTCGACGCCGTCGAGCCCATCCCGCTCATCGGTCCGGTGCCCTCGGCCACGGCGCCACCCAGCGGATGCCCGTTCAGGACCCGGTGCTGGCGGGCGGACGACGTCTGCGCTCAGGACATGCCGCCGGTGACCTCGGCGGCGGGCGGTCACCAGTTCCGTTGCCATCACCCGATTCCCGAAGGGACGTCGGCGCAGGATCTCCTGCGCGACGCCCACTCCGCACACCATGCAGACCCTGCGCACCATGCACACCCCGTCGCCTCCGTCGACGCCGACCAAGGAGCCTGA
- a CDS encoding dipeptide/oligopeptide/nickel ABC transporter permease/ATP-binding protein: protein MPGYRGGLAATLSSARTGSRPSFSLRRFGVPARIALGFVALLVLVALFSTWLTPHDPTRPGLAPVGTGPSGSYWFGVDASGRDIFSRLVAGTRRSLEVGFGAAALALIVGTALGALAATSRKVVDEVIMRLLDIVMAFPAIALAAVLIVAYGKDKLSVLIIAIGFVFAPSIARVVRANVLSQYGEDYVAAEQVIGARRVHILRRHVLRNCAAPVLVFATVMVADSIIFEASLSFIGGGLPGQAAQSSWGSVIAYGQQILTAGSWWATFFPGLLILLTVLALNILSEGISDAWAAPAAGGGKEGGAEPEPQTARFEQAQEQEHTAPELPGLTRAAARLRSTARPLPQGDPVLTVRDLHIRFADRHHGVDIVDGVDLEVRPGEVLGLVGESGSGKSLTSLTVMGLQPTGAQVSGSMVFDGQELVGMSAGRRRALMGRQIAMVYQDALSALNPAMTIKSQLAQVIKRGGTRTAADLMDLVGLDPQRTLSSYPHELSGGQRQRVVIAMALSRDPKLIIADEPTTALDVTVQAQVVQLLLRLREELGFALILVSHDLALVSEVCDRVAVMYGGRIVETGVSADVVAEPRHHYSRGLLGSVLSLEAGAARLTQIRGTVPSPADFPQGCRFADRCPLATQVCLDDVPRLTGDDDHHLAACHHPAGHRAALEEAHS from the coding sequence ATGCCCGGCTACCGCGGCGGCCTCGCCGCCACCCTGTCCTCCGCCCGCACCGGGAGCCGACCGTCGTTCAGCCTGCGCCGCTTCGGTGTACCGGCCCGGATCGCACTGGGATTCGTGGCCCTGCTCGTCCTGGTCGCCCTCTTCAGCACCTGGCTGACACCGCACGACCCGACGCGCCCCGGGCTCGCACCCGTGGGCACCGGCCCGAGCGGCTCGTACTGGTTCGGCGTGGACGCCTCGGGGCGGGACATCTTCTCCCGGCTGGTCGCCGGCACGCGCCGGTCGCTCGAGGTGGGCTTCGGCGCCGCCGCGCTGGCGCTGATCGTCGGCACCGCACTGGGCGCGCTCGCCGCCACCAGCCGCAAGGTGGTCGACGAGGTCATCATGCGACTGCTCGACATCGTCATGGCCTTCCCGGCGATCGCGCTGGCCGCAGTGCTGATCGTGGCCTACGGCAAGGACAAGCTGAGCGTGCTGATCATCGCGATCGGCTTCGTCTTCGCACCCTCCATCGCCCGTGTCGTACGCGCCAACGTGCTCTCGCAGTACGGCGAGGACTACGTCGCCGCCGAGCAGGTCATCGGCGCGCGCCGGGTGCACATCCTGCGCCGTCACGTGCTGCGCAACTGCGCGGCACCGGTCCTGGTCTTCGCGACGGTGATGGTCGCCGACTCGATCATCTTCGAGGCGTCGCTGTCCTTCATCGGCGGCGGTCTGCCGGGCCAGGCCGCGCAGTCGTCGTGGGGATCGGTCATCGCCTACGGCCAGCAGATCCTGACGGCCGGCTCCTGGTGGGCGACGTTCTTCCCCGGCCTGCTCATCCTGCTCACCGTGCTCGCCCTCAACATCCTGAGTGAGGGGATCTCCGACGCCTGGGCCGCTCCGGCCGCCGGCGGCGGAAAGGAGGGCGGCGCCGAACCCGAGCCGCAGACCGCCCGATTCGAGCAGGCGCAGGAGCAGGAGCACACCGCACCCGAGCTGCCGGGACTGACCCGGGCCGCCGCCCGGCTGCGCAGCACCGCCCGCCCGCTCCCGCAGGGCGACCCCGTCCTCACCGTGCGCGACCTGCACATCCGCTTCGCCGACCGTCACCACGGTGTGGACATCGTCGACGGCGTGGACCTGGAGGTGCGACCCGGAGAGGTCCTCGGTCTCGTCGGCGAGTCCGGCAGCGGCAAATCCCTCACCTCCCTCACGGTGATGGGCCTGCAGCCGACCGGCGCGCAAGTGAGCGGCTCGATGGTCTTCGACGGCCAGGAGTTGGTCGGGATGAGCGCGGGCCGACGCCGCGCGCTCATGGGCCGGCAGATAGCGATGGTCTACCAGGACGCGCTGTCGGCGCTCAACCCCGCGATGACGATCAAGTCGCAGCTGGCCCAGGTCATCAAACGCGGCGGCACCCGCACCGCTGCCGACCTGATGGACCTCGTCGGGCTCGATCCGCAGCGCACCCTGTCGTCCTACCCGCACGAGCTGTCCGGCGGCCAGCGTCAGCGCGTGGTCATCGCCATGGCGCTCTCGCGTGACCCGAAGCTGATCATCGCCGACGAGCCGACCACGGCACTCGACGTGACGGTGCAGGCCCAGGTCGTGCAGCTGCTGCTGCGGCTGCGCGAGGAGCTCGGCTTCGCCCTCATCCTGGTGAGCCACGACCTGGCCCTGGTCAGCGAGGTGTGCGACCGCGTCGCCGTCATGTACGGCGGGCGGATCGTCGAGACCGGCGTCAGCGCCGACGTCGTCGCCGAACCCCGCCACCACTACAGCCGAGGGCTGCTGGGCTCCGTCCTGTCGCTGGAGGCGGGCGCCGCCCGGCTCACCCAGATCAGGGGAACGGTGCCGTCGCCGGCCGACTTCCCGCAGGGCTGCCGCTTCGCGGACCGCTGCCCGCTGGCCACCCAGGTCTGTCTGGACGACGTACCCCGGCTCACCGGTGACGACGACCATCACCTCGCGGCCTGCCACCACCCCGCCGGCCACCGCGCCGCACTCGAGGAGGCCCACTCATGA
- a CDS encoding dihydrodipicolinate synthase family protein — MTDPLTLTGVIPPVVTPLTDDGEVDVASLERLVHHLLDGGVSGLFALGSSGETVFLTDPQRDQVLEVIVRSTAGAVPVIAGCIEPTTPRVLQRVRAAERLGVDAIVATAPFYAIVGPHETERHLRAVGAASSLPLLAYDIPVCVGRKLPNDLLLQLASDGVVAGVKDSSGDDVAFRQLVVGLQDEQIEDFAMLTGHEVVVDAMLLAGATGSVPGLGNVDPHGYVRLHRGAADSDWDTAHKEQERLVRLFRIVDSADPATAAGATRGIGAFKAALHLLGVIDSPAVSLPMRRYDADETGRVRNQLERAGLSVRR, encoded by the coding sequence GTGACCGACCCTCTGACCCTCACCGGTGTCATCCCACCCGTCGTCACCCCTCTGACCGACGACGGGGAGGTGGACGTCGCCTCACTGGAGCGACTCGTGCACCACCTGCTCGACGGCGGTGTCAGCGGCCTCTTCGCGCTGGGCAGCTCCGGTGAGACGGTGTTCCTCACCGACCCGCAGCGCGACCAGGTGTTGGAGGTCATCGTGAGGTCGACGGCGGGCGCCGTACCGGTCATCGCCGGCTGCATCGAGCCGACGACGCCCCGGGTGCTGCAGCGGGTCCGCGCAGCCGAACGGCTCGGCGTCGACGCGATCGTCGCGACCGCGCCGTTCTACGCGATCGTCGGACCGCACGAGACCGAGCGTCACCTGCGCGCCGTCGGCGCCGCGTCGAGCCTGCCCCTGCTCGCCTACGACATCCCGGTGTGTGTCGGACGCAAGCTGCCGAACGACCTGCTGCTGCAGCTGGCTTCGGACGGAGTGGTCGCCGGGGTGAAGGACTCCAGCGGCGACGACGTCGCGTTCCGGCAGCTCGTAGTGGGGCTCCAGGACGAGCAGATCGAGGACTTCGCGATGCTGACCGGCCACGAGGTCGTCGTCGACGCGATGCTCCTGGCCGGCGCCACCGGCTCGGTGCCGGGCCTCGGCAACGTCGACCCGCACGGCTATGTGCGTCTGCACCGCGGCGCTGCTGACAGCGACTGGGACACCGCACACAAGGAGCAGGAGCGTCTGGTGCGCCTCTTCCGCATCGTCGACTCCGCCGACCCCGCGACCGCAGCCGGGGCGACCCGTGGGATCGGCGCGTTCAAGGCCGCACTGCACCTGCTGGGCGTCATCGACTCCCCCGCCGTGTCGCTGCCGATGCGCCGGTACGACGCCGACGAGACCGGCCGGGTACGCAACCAGCTCGAACGCGCGGGTCTGTCCGTCCGCCGATGA
- a CDS encoding ABC transporter permease → MTNVLGMVVRRLLTLIPLMLGIALFVFVIMRLSPVNSAVSALGDNASPAQIAAYNQAHGLDKPAPVQFVTFVKDLLTGDLGTTQSLNKSVGSLVSEALPVTLELTLIGALLALVLAVVLGIVAALFRDRWPDQLIRVISMMGISVPSFWLALLLIQQLSITWGWLPNAGYINPSDSFTGFLKAMAMPAVALAVPVGCSLARIVRTAMVEELDKDYVRTAYGLGLPPRVVVGRNVLRNALVNPLTVLGLRVGYLLGGTIIIEAIFQMPGMGTLVMQAVTTNDTALAQGTILVIAGCFVVINLVVDVLYMVANPRLRGSH, encoded by the coding sequence ATGACCAACGTCCTGGGCATGGTCGTACGCCGACTGCTCACGCTGATCCCGCTGATGCTCGGCATCGCGTTGTTCGTCTTCGTCATCATGCGACTGTCGCCGGTCAACTCCGCCGTCTCGGCGCTGGGCGACAACGCCTCCCCGGCTCAGATCGCGGCGTACAACCAGGCACACGGGCTGGACAAACCGGCGCCGGTGCAGTTCGTGACGTTCGTCAAGGACCTGCTGACCGGTGACCTCGGCACCACCCAGTCGCTGAACAAGTCGGTCGGATCGCTGGTCAGCGAGGCGCTGCCGGTCACCCTGGAGCTGACGCTCATCGGTGCGCTGCTCGCCCTGGTGCTGGCCGTGGTGCTCGGCATCGTCGCCGCGCTGTTCCGCGACCGGTGGCCGGACCAGCTCATCCGGGTGATCTCGATGATGGGCATCTCGGTGCCGTCGTTCTGGCTCGCGCTGCTGCTCATCCAGCAGCTGTCGATCACGTGGGGCTGGCTGCCGAACGCCGGCTACATCAACCCCTCGGACTCCTTCACCGGCTTCCTCAAGGCGATGGCCATGCCCGCCGTCGCCCTGGCGGTGCCCGTCGGCTGCTCGCTGGCGCGCATCGTGCGGACCGCGATGGTCGAGGAGCTCGACAAGGACTACGTCCGCACGGCGTACGGCCTGGGGTTGCCGCCCCGCGTCGTGGTCGGACGCAACGTGCTGCGCAACGCACTGGTCAACCCGCTCACCGTGCTCGGTCTGCGGGTGGGTTACCTGCTCGGCGGCACCATCATCATCGAGGCGATCTTCCAGATGCCCGGGATGGGCACCCTGGTCATGCAGGCCGTCACCACCAACGACACGGCCCTCGCGCAGGGCACCATCCTGGTCATCGCCGGATGCTTCGTCGTGATCAACCTGGTGGTCGACGTCCTCTACATGGTCGCCAACCCCCGACTGCGAGGGAGCCACTGA